The Vulpes vulpes isolate BD-2025 chromosome 8, VulVul3, whole genome shotgun sequence genome has a window encoding:
- the DDX20 gene encoding probable ATP-dependent RNA helicase DDX20, with protein MAAAFEVPAALATVEAAVPAERVAAQLTAAEPVPGPARSLRTAHDVSGPRTRTGDVLLAEPADFESLLLSRPVLEGLRAAGFERPSPVQLKAIPLGRCGLDLIVQAKSGTGKTCVFSTIALDSLVLENQSTQILILAPTREIAVQIHSVITAIGIKMEGLECHVFIGGTPLSQDKTRLKKCHIAVGSPGRIKQLIELDYLNPGSIRLFILDEADKLLEEGSFQEQINWIYSSLPASKQMLAVSATYPEFLANALTKYMRDPTFVRLNSSDPSLIGLKQYYKIVNSYPLAHKIFEEKAQHLQELFSRIPFNQALVFSNLHSRAQHLADILSAKGFPAECISGNMNQNQRLDAMAKLKHFHCRVLISTDLTSRGIDAEKVNLVVNLDVPLDWETYMHRIGRAGRFGTLGLTVTYCCRGEEENVMMKIAQKCNINLLPLPDPILPGLMEECLDWDVEVKAAMHTYGSASVPTQPLKKQIQKMERTFQTQKAHGNHVASSRNTSVSALVKSKNNTKQKLPAKSHSECGIIEKAVSPKEWGCGIQLEEQVKNSVEIPAESSASQHQVKEVSLPKIPCLSSFKIHLPYSLTFIELVEDYEHYINEGLEKPVEIIRHYTGPGDPTVNPQNGLVSSKVPEEKVLMLASSSQSGDSESDSDSYSSRTSSQSKGNKSYFEGSSDTQLKDSESTPMDGHTSLEQPLNGNDTPNPAECQESPETQTKARHKEGANQRAKQSRRNPPPWSSYQAQAEPQEDGWYDCCGETHPGFSDAYQDYEEYWRAYYRAWQEYYTAASQSYYWNAQRHPGWMAAYHMNTIYLQEMMRGNH; from the exons aTGGCGGCGGCGTTTGAAGTCCCTGCGGCGTTAGCGACTGTGGAGGCCGCGGTGCCGGCGGAGCGTGTGGCCGCCCAGCTCACGGCCGCAGAGCCGGTTCCCGGGCCGGCGCGGAGCCTGCGGACGGCTCACGACGTCAGCGGCCCGCGGACTCGCACCGGGGACGTGCTGCTGGCGGAGCCGGCCGACTTCGAGTCGCTGCTGCTGTCGCGGCCGGTGCTGGAGGGGCTGCGGGCGGCCGGCTTCGAGCGGCCCTCGCCGGTGCAGCTCAAGGCCATCCCGCTGGGGCGCTGCGGGCTCG attTAATTGTTCAAGCCAAGTCTGGCACTGGGAAAACCTGTGTGTTCTCTACCATTGCTTTGGACTCTCTTGTTCTCGAAAACCAAAGTACCCAG ATTTTGATCTTGGCTCCTACAAGAGAAATTGCTGTACAGATACATTCTGTTATTACTGCTATTGGAATAAAAATGGAAGGCTTAGAGTGTCATGTCTTTATTGGAGGGACTCCATTATCACAAGACAAAACCAGGCTTAAAAAGTGTCATATTGCTGTTGGCTCTCCTG GCAGAATTAAACAACTGATAGAACTTGACTACTTGAACCCAGGCAGTATACGTCTCTTTATTCTTGATGAAGCAGATAAGCTTTTAGAAGAAGGCAGCTTCCAGGAgcaaataaa CTGGATTTATTCTTCCTTGCCTGCTAGTAAACAGATGTTGGCAGTATCAGCTACCTACCCTGAATTTTTGGCTAATGCTTTGACAAAGTACATGAGAGATCCCACTTTTGTAAGACTAAATTCCAGTGATCCGAGTCTCATAG GTTTGAAGCAGTATTACAAAATTGTCAATTCATACCCTTTGGCCCATAAGATTTTTGAGGAAAAGGCTCAGCATTTACAGGAACTGTTCAGCAGAATTCCATTTAATCAAGCCTTAGTCTTTTCTAATTTGCACAGCAG AGCACAACACTTGGCAGATATCCTTTCTGCTAAAGGCTTTCCTGCTGAGTGCATTTCAG GCAACATGAATCAGAATCAGCGTCTTGATGCTATGGCCAAACTGAAACATTTTCATTGCAGAGTCCTCATTTCCACCGATTTG ACTTCCCGTGGAATTGATGCTGAGAAGGTGAACCTGGTAGTAAATCTGGATGTACCATTGGATTGGGAGACATACATGCATCGGATTGGCAGAGCTGGTCgttttg GTACTTTGGGGTTGACAGTGACCTACTGTTGTCGGGGAGAAGAAGAAAACGTGATGATGAAAATTGCCCAGAAATGTAACATCAATCTTCTGCCTTTACCAG ATCCCATTCTTCCTGGTCTAATGGAGGAATGTTTGGATTGGGACGTGGAGGTTAAAGCTGCTATGCATACATATGGCTCAGCAAGTGTACCTACCCAGCCCTTAAAAAAGCAGATTCAAAAAATGGAGAGAACCTTTCAAACTCAGAAAGCTCATGGTAACCACGTGGCTTCATCTAGAAATACTTCTGTGTCTGCATTAGTCAAATCAAAAAATAATACCAAACAAAAGCTTCCTGCAAAAAGCCACTCAGAGTGTGGAATCATAGAAAAAGCAGTGTCTCCAAAAGAGTGGGGCTGTGGCATACAGTTGGAAGAGCAAGTGAAGAATTCTGTTGAGATCCCTGCTGAGAGCTCTGCCAGTCAGCACCAGGTCAAAGAAGTGTCACTCCCCAAAATTCCTTGTCTGTCTTCCTTTAAAATCCATCTGCCATACTCTTTGACTTTTATAGAATTGGTAGAGGATTATGAACATTATATTAATGAGGGGCTAGAGAAACCTGTGGAAATCATCAGGCATTACACAGGTCCTGGGGATCCAACTGTGAATCCTCAGAATGGTTTGGTAAGCAGTAAAGTTCCTGAGGAGAAAGTGCTGATGCTGGCAAGCAGTAGCCAGTCTGGAGACTCTGAGAGTGACAGTGATTCTTACAGCTCGAGGACTTCCTCCCAGAGCAAAGGAAATAAGTCCTACTTTGAAGGCTCTTCAGATACTCAGCTGAAAGACTCAGAGTCCACGCCTATGGATGGCCATACATCTTTGGAACAACCTCTGAATGGAAACGACACCCCTAATCCTGCAGAGTGTCAAGAATCACCTGAAACCCAAACGAAGGCAAGGCATAAAGAGGGGGCTAACCAGAGAGCTAAGCAGAGCCGGAGAAACCCTCCCCCGTGGTCTTCCTATCAAGCGCAGGCTGAGCCCCAGGAAGATGGTTGGTATGACTGCTGTGGGGAGACGCATCCAGGTTTTTCTGACGCCTATCAGGATTATGAGGAATACTGGAGGGCTTACTACAGGGCGTGGCAGGAGTATTACACTGCTGCCTCTCAGTCGTATTACTGGAATGCTCAGAGGCATCCAGGCTGGATGGCGGCTTATCACATGAATACAATTTATCTACAAGAAATGATGCGCGGCAACCATTGA